One window from the genome of Engraulis encrasicolus isolate BLACKSEA-1 chromosome 16, IST_EnEncr_1.0, whole genome shotgun sequence encodes:
- the LOC134466280 gene encoding probable inactive protein kinase DDB_G0270444, with translation MQREKIRALQEELQEIREEVSKLKSELQKYSHQAALEMQREKIEEEEFQEIREEVSKLKSELQKEKMRNWSAKTNYESEDEFPFRRPVFPPILMPPLPPLPVWSSTLTNSRTPWSGRNF, from the exons ATGCAGCGTGAGAAGATTAGAGCACTGCAAGAGGAATTGCAAGAAATCCGGGAAGAAGTCAGCAAACTGAAGAGTGAACTCCAGAAG TACTCCCACCAGGCAGCCTTGGAGATGCAGCGTGAGAAGATTGAGGAAGAGGAATTCCAAGAAATCCGGGAAGAAGTCAGCAAACTGAAGAGTGAACTCCAGAAG GAGAAAATGAGAAATTGGAGTGCAAAGACCAATTACGAATCAGAAGACGAATTTCCATTCAGAAGGCCAGTCTTTCCACCTATCCTCATG CCTCCACTGCCCCCTCTTCCAGTGTGGAGCTCTACATTGACGAACTCCAGGACACCTTg GTCGGGGAGGAATTTTTAA